From the Primulina tabacum isolate GXHZ01 chromosome 3, ASM2559414v2, whole genome shotgun sequence genome, one window contains:
- the LOC142538456 gene encoding cysteine proteinase inhibitor 1-like → MELKSCPLLSAVLLVLVASFHYQVSASFVGIWKPIEDLNSPLVLEIVRFAVSEHNKKDGAKLQFVKVVKGEKQVVEGFNYKLVITANDGASGNAPGNYEAVVWDKPWAHFRQLTSFTKV, encoded by the coding sequence ATGGAACTCAAATCTTGCCCTCTTCTCTCCGCGGTCCTCCTGGTCCTGGTGGCTTCGTTTCATTACCAAGTCTCCGCCTCCTTCGTCGGCATTTGGAAGCCAATCGAGGACCTGAACTCACCGCTTGTGTTGGAGATCGTCAGATTCGCCGTGTCGGAGCACAACAAAAAGGACGGTGCGAAGTTGCAGTTTGTGAAGGTGGTGAAGGGCGAAAAACAAGTTGTGGAAGGTTTTAATTACAAATTGGTCATCACCGCGAATGATGGAGCCTCTGGAAACGCGCCGGGAAACTACGAGGCTGTTGTGTGGGACAAGCCTTGGGCGCATTTCAGGCAACTCACGTCATTTACCAAAGTTTGA
- the LOC142538457 gene encoding cysteine proteinase inhibitor 1-like, whose amino-acid sequence MELKSCPLLSAVLLVLVASFHYQVSASFVGIWKPIEDLNSPLVLEIVRFAVSEHNKKDGAKLQFVKVVKGEKQVVEGFNYKLVITANDGASGKAPGNYEAVVWDKPWAHFRQLTSFTKV is encoded by the coding sequence ATGGAACTCAAATCTTGCCCTCTTCTCTCCGCGGTCCTCCTGGTCCTGGTGGCTTCGTTTCATTACCAAGTCTCCGCCTCCTTCGTCGGCATTTGGAAGCCAATCGAGGACCTGAACTCACCGCTTGTGTTGGAGATCGTCAGATTCGCCGTGTCGGAGCACAACAAAAAGGACGGTGCGAAGTTGCAGTTTGTGAAGGTGGTGAAGGGCGAAAAACAAGTTGTGGAAGGTTTTAATTACAAATTGGTCATCACCGCGAATGATGGAGCCTCTGGAAAGGCGCCGGGAAACTACGAGGCTGTTGTGTGGGACAAGCCTTGGGCGCATTTCAGGCAACTCACGTCATTTACCAAAGTTTGA